One stretch of Methanofastidiosum sp. DNA includes these proteins:
- a CDS encoding NAD(P)/FAD-dependent oxidoreductase — protein sequence MKNYKCDVLVVGGGPAGSNAARYAAKGADVIVIEKKKEIGGPVQCAEGVSQGLFEKLEMKQSDRYISTNIEFVKLIAPNGTVIRLDGERVKYWKSGMILDREVFDKAIAKEAARNGADFLMKTRFVSAKRNSNGVTVKAKQMNEDIQIDAKIIIGADGPPSIVAKSLGMDTTVPLRYLESGIQYLMMPMEIEPCIELYFGDCYAPGGYSWVFPKGDDQANVGLGVLPVKAKQTAQYYLDKFVERPRFKKAKIVEVNAGAIPVNGPLKEPYMDNLLLAGDAGRFVNPLTGGGIHTAIITGKHAGELAAEAIAKENYTGNFLKKYNDMWKPDIYDELDKCLKAQEAFMTLSEKDLDAIAETLKDLKLETISTISVLKAIVSKNPGLLLKLGKFM from the coding sequence ATGAAGAACTACAAATGTGACGTTCTAGTTGTAGGTGGAGGTCCTGCAGGAAGTAATGCTGCAAGGTATGCGGCAAAAGGTGCAGACGTAATTGTTATTGAAAAGAAGAAGGAAATCGGTGGACCTGTACAGTGCGCTGAGGGAGTTTCCCAGGGGCTCTTTGAGAAACTTGAAATGAAACAGAGCGATAGATATATTTCTACCAATATTGAATTTGTTAAACTTATTGCTCCAAACGGAACTGTCATAAGACTTGATGGTGAGAGGGTAAAATACTGGAAGAGTGGAATGATCCTCGATAGGGAAGTCTTTGACAAGGCCATTGCAAAGGAAGCTGCAAGAAATGGGGCAGACTTTTTGATGAAAACAAGATTTGTTTCTGCAAAGAGAAATTCTAATGGAGTTACAGTAAAAGCAAAACAGATGAACGAAGATATTCAAATTGACGCCAAAATTATCATTGGTGCAGATGGACCACCTTCAATCGTTGCAAAATCATTGGGGATGGATACAACTGTTCCATTAAGGTATCTTGAGTCTGGTATACAGTATTTAATGATGCCAATGGAAATTGAGCCTTGCATTGAGCTTTACTTCGGAGACTGCTATGCACCTGGTGGTTACTCTTGGGTGTTCCCAAAGGGAGATGATCAGGCAAACGTTGGGCTAGGAGTTCTTCCAGTAAAAGCAAAACAAACTGCTCAGTACTACTTAGATAAGTTTGTCGAAAGACCCAGGTTCAAAAAAGCAAAGATAGTTGAAGTAAACGCTGGTGCAATCCCAGTAAACGGCCCATTAAAAGAGCCATATATGGACAATCTATTGCTAGCAGGAGATGCGGGACGATTTGTAAATCCGCTCACAGGCGGAGGTATTCATACAGCCATAATAACTGGAAAACATGCAGGAGAGCTCGCAGCTGAAGCAATCGCCAAAGAGAACTACACAGGCAACTTCTTGAAGAAATACAACGACATGTGGAAGCCAGACATCTACGACGAACTTGACAAGTGTCTTAAAGCACAGGAAGCTTTTATGACGCTATCTGAAAAGGATCTCGATGCAATTGCTGAAACATTAAAAGACCTAAAGCTTGAGACAATTTCTACAATAAGCGTCCTTAAGGCAATAGTTTCAAAGAATCCCGGACTTCTATTGAAGCTTGGGAAGTTCATGTAA
- a CDS encoding DMT family transporter, protein MGRFDFIQLSKFESRSSLALAIYLILSASSYPAIRAALQFYHPPHLILLRFISASSILLIYAIIKKTPLPKKKDIPAIIALGFVGLVLNQLFVSFGEVTIKAGTASLIGSLSPIFTAIFATFILKEKLEKIGWIGIFISFFGVALIAFKTGGGFTIAPGAIFLVLAAISNGVYYVFQKPFFKKYPSQDIATYAIWSGTLFLLFFLPNLISDIKAAPITSTISVVYLGVFPLAIGNIFWSYVISKMHVSIAASFISLIPILSIIIAWIWLGEFPALLTLIGGGFAILGTILVDTEGKYPHFKH, encoded by the coding sequence ATGGGTAGATTTGATTTTATACAGCTTTCAAAATTTGAATCAAGATCATCCCTAGCTTTGGCTATATATTTAATCTTAAGTGCATCTTCTTATCCCGCAATCAGGGCCGCACTTCAATTCTATCACCCTCCGCATCTAATCCTCTTGAGATTTATATCTGCGTCTTCGATACTTTTGATCTATGCTATAATAAAAAAAACACCTCTCCCAAAAAAGAAAGATATCCCGGCAATAATTGCACTGGGTTTTGTGGGGCTCGTTCTAAATCAGCTGTTTGTTTCATTTGGCGAAGTAACTATAAAAGCTGGAACTGCAAGCCTGATCGGGTCTTTAAGCCCAATCTTCACTGCAATATTTGCCACCTTTATTCTAAAAGAAAAACTAGAAAAGATAGGCTGGATTGGCATCTTTATTAGTTTTTTTGGCGTTGCCCTCATAGCCTTTAAAACTGGAGGGGGATTCACAATAGCCCCAGGAGCGATCTTCTTAGTTCTGGCGGCAATTTCAAATGGCGTATATTATGTATTTCAAAAACCCTTTTTTAAAAAATATCCATCGCAGGATATTGCAACATATGCAATCTGGTCTGGAACTTTATTTCTACTGTTCTTTCTACCAAATCTTATCTCCGATATCAAAGCAGCCCCAATAACTTCCACAATATCTGTCGTTTATTTAGGTGTTTTCCCACTTGCAATAGGTAATATCTTCTGGAGCTATGTTATATCAAAGATGCATGTGTCAATAGCTGCAAGTTTTATTTCTTTGATCCCCATACTATCAATAATTATCGCCTGGATTTGGCTCGGTGAGTTCCCTGCGTTATTGACCCTTATTGGTGGCGGTTTTGCGATTCTTGGAACAATCTTAGTCGATACAGAAGGAAAGTATCCCCATTTCAAACACTAA
- a CDS encoding 4Fe-4S binding protein, whose protein sequence is MKERCLLCTCCASVCPNNGIDMTENEIIFNENCTECKICVKSCPVGAIE, encoded by the coding sequence ATGAAGGAGCGATGTCTTCTGTGCACTTGTTGTGCTTCTGTATGCCCAAATAACGGCATTGATATGACAGAAAATGAGATTATCTTTAATGAAAACTGCACAGAGTGTAAGATCTGTGTAAAGTCCTGTCCTGTGGGGGCGATTGAATGA
- a CDS encoding DMT family transporter gives MAIDFSKLKQIDSKTALALFITLIFWASAFAGIRAGLKAYEPGHLALLRFLVASAFLAIYASYKKINLPKKKDLPMIIAVGFFAITIYHSFLSYGEVTVTAGAASLIIGSGPIFTAMLATLLLKEKLKYLGWIGIFISFFGVGLISIGEGGGFSFDPRAILILIAAFSTSLAFVLQKPLLKDYKSVDFASYTIWGGTLFLLVFLPGLFTEIKTAPIESTLAIVYLGIFPAGVSYLTWTYTLARMPASIATSFLAVSPFLSILIAWVWLGEIPGSLSIIGGIIAILGVTLVNTKGR, from the coding sequence ATGGCTATTGATTTTTCTAAACTTAAGCAGATTGACAGTAAAACTGCACTTGCCCTTTTCATCACTTTGATATTCTGGGCATCAGCCTTTGCAGGCATTAGGGCAGGACTCAAAGCTTATGAGCCAGGGCATCTTGCGCTCCTTCGATTCCTAGTTGCATCAGCATTCTTAGCTATTTACGCATCTTATAAGAAGATTAACTTACCAAAGAAAAAAGACCTGCCAATGATCATAGCTGTTGGTTTTTTTGCAATTACAATATACCACTCTTTTCTTTCATATGGGGAGGTCACAGTCACCGCAGGTGCTGCAAGCCTCATAATAGGCTCTGGCCCAATCTTTACTGCGATGCTAGCAACACTGCTTCTCAAAGAGAAGCTGAAATACCTTGGGTGGATTGGAATCTTTATCAGCTTTTTTGGAGTGGGCCTAATTTCCATAGGTGAAGGCGGAGGATTTAGCTTTGACCCAAGGGCTATATTGATCCTGATTGCCGCATTTTCAACAAGCCTTGCATTTGTCTTACAAAAACCACTTCTTAAAGATTATAAATCGGTAGACTTCGCATCATACACAATATGGGGTGGGACACTATTCTTACTTGTATTTCTCCCTGGCCTCTTCACAGAAATTAAAACAGCACCAATTGAATCAACACTTGCAATTGTATACCTTGGTATATTCCCAGCAGGCGTATCCTACTTAACATGGACTTATACATTAGCCAGGATGCCAGCTTCAATTGCGACAAGCTTCCTTGCTGTTTCGCCATTTCTATCAATCCTGATTGCCTGGGTTTGGCTTGGCGAGATACCTGGCTCACTTTCCATAATAGGTGGAATAATTGCAATACTTGGCGTGACGCTTGTCAATACTAAGGGAAGATAG
- a CDS encoding winged helix DNA-binding domain-containing protein, giving the protein MTEYHVSQINNFLMRKQHLSSESKIQNISEITKDIWGLHATNSGTPYLSLFNRMNNFSKDSLDREIIEKRLVKIRCIRKTVHIIPKENVSIAFSATKEVIQINSEKYYKYMGISENEYEKISEAILSLLGNKGMNASEIKKGLNLEINLSPIINYMCDVGILVRGLSKGGWKSNAHTYFRMDEYLPDINLNQYSQEESRKRLVQQYLSSFGPVTVTDVSWWAGFPKTEVKRIVDSLDGIDYVNISGLGEYLISSSDKDLLKSLKENTKPEINLLPNLDPYIMGYKERERYLDKEHYNYIFDRSGNATTTIINNGKIIGVWDFEDKPSPVVKIFVFEEHPNITEIEKKAKDIGNFISDKNVSVKICKDMAPLDKRTAGSFMAPLKDMDG; this is encoded by the coding sequence ATGACTGAATACCATGTATCCCAAATTAACAATTTTCTTATGAGAAAGCAGCACCTCTCAAGTGAATCTAAAATCCAAAATATCTCCGAAATTACAAAAGATATCTGGGGCCTCCATGCAACAAATTCGGGCACCCCTTATCTATCACTTTTTAACAGAATGAACAATTTTAGCAAAGACTCCCTGGATAGAGAAATTATAGAGAAAAGGCTTGTTAAGATCAGGTGCATTAGGAAGACCGTCCACATTATCCCAAAGGAAAATGTATCTATCGCCTTTTCTGCAACTAAAGAAGTGATACAGATTAATTCAGAAAAATATTACAAATATATGGGTATAAGTGAAAATGAGTATGAAAAGATTTCAGAAGCTATTCTCTCTCTTCTAGGAAATAAAGGCATGAATGCAAGCGAAATAAAAAAAGGGCTCAATCTAGAAATTAACTTATCCCCAATAATAAACTACATGTGTGATGTTGGGATATTAGTTAGAGGGCTATCTAAGGGCGGGTGGAAGAGTAACGCCCACACATATTTTAGAATGGATGAGTACCTGCCTGACATAAATCTAAATCAATACAGCCAAGAAGAATCAAGAAAAAGATTGGTGCAACAATATCTTTCCTCGTTTGGACCAGTGACTGTAACTGACGTCTCCTGGTGGGCAGGATTCCCAAAGACTGAAGTAAAGAGAATTGTTGATAGTTTAGACGGTATAGATTATGTTAATATTTCTGGCCTTGGGGAATACCTCATTTCTTCTAGTGATAAGGATCTATTAAAAAGTCTAAAAGAAAATACTAAGCCAGAAATTAATCTTTTGCCAAATCTCGATCCTTATATAATGGGGTACAAGGAGAGGGAAAGGTACCTTGACAAAGAACACTATAACTATATTTTTGATAGGTCTGGGAATGCAACGACAACAATTATTAATAATGGCAAAATAATCGGTGTTTGGGACTTTGAGGATAAGCCAAGCCCCGTAGTGAAAATATTTGTTTTTGAGGAGCATCCTAATATAACAGAGATTGAGAAGAAGGCAAAAGATATAGGAAACTTTATATCTGATAAAAATGTCAGCGTTAAAATATGCAAAGATATGGCCCCGCTTGATAAGAGGACTGCAGGCAGTTTTATGGCGCCCCTAAAAGATATGGACGGATGA
- a CDS encoding radical SAM protein, whose amino-acid sequence MGKVVYEHVEVEKMLHRLNVWFLPFRWGSNVYRGCEHDCIYCNARYTHEYLGMPTGEFSHKIIVKDNAAEALDREFSKEKWNKNLTVNVSTVSDPYQPAEKEFGNTRKVLKVFLKHHNALLVTTKSDLVLKDIDLLEEISKTGFLNVCMTVTTLDQSLSDKIEPRVPSIEKRLEAIKQLKEAGITVGVTAIPVLPYISDDEETLEEMIKTFSGLNVDYVIVDVLNFKGETRQRMVKFLEDYDPSLIPKYEALYQTDYCDKEYSKGIRKITNKLVKKYGVDHYDKMFSYRKNKEAK is encoded by the coding sequence ATGGGAAAGGTAGTCTACGAACATGTTGAAGTAGAAAAGATGCTTCACAGGCTTAACGTCTGGTTTCTGCCATTTAGGTGGGGATCCAATGTCTACAGGGGCTGTGAGCATGACTGCATATATTGCAATGCTAGATACACACATGAATACCTTGGTATGCCTACAGGAGAGTTTTCTCACAAGATTATAGTTAAAGATAATGCGGCTGAAGCCCTTGATAGAGAGTTCTCTAAAGAGAAGTGGAACAAGAACCTCACTGTCAATGTTTCTACTGTTTCTGACCCATACCAGCCGGCAGAAAAAGAGTTTGGAAATACTAGAAAGGTATTAAAGGTATTCTTGAAGCACCACAATGCACTCCTAGTCACTACAAAATCAGATCTAGTTTTAAAGGATATTGACCTCTTAGAAGAGATTTCAAAAACAGGATTTCTTAATGTCTGCATGACTGTAACAACTCTTGATCAATCCCTAAGTGACAAAATAGAGCCTAGAGTCCCTTCAATTGAAAAGAGATTGGAAGCAATTAAACAATTAAAAGAGGCTGGGATCACTGTAGGTGTTACAGCGATACCTGTTCTCCCTTACATATCTGATGATGAAGAAACTTTAGAAGAGATGATAAAGACTTTCTCAGGATTAAATGTTGACTATGTAATAGTCGATGTTCTTAATTTCAAGGGTGAAACAAGGCAACGGATGGTAAAGTTTTTAGAAGATTATGATCCCTCTCTAATCCCAAAGTATGAAGCACTTTACCAGACTGACTATTGTGACAAGGAATACTCAAAAGGTATTAGGAAAATTACAAATAAGCTTGTCAAAAAGTATGGTGTTGACCACTACGATAAGATGTTCTCATACAGAAAGAATAAAGAAGCCAAATGA
- a CDS encoding PhzF family phenazine biosynthesis protein → MRHYKIKQIDAFTDRPFGGNPAGVVPFADGLSDKEMLSIANEMNLSETAFILDSDTADFRIRWFTPKKEVLFCGHATVASLHALAQDEKFGMDIEGDYSFKVETMIGVIKVEVIKSNGKINIILHSPKINLAREEIERLEFFEALKIKEDDLDLNYPIMREKNLDYLYVPVNNLETLKNIDYDYSKLEKFCERYNFPGVMLFTTETFDKDSKAHSRFFAPLFGVKEDPVTGSAQGPLGAYLLISGILEFSGNEIDIKSEQGDIMGRPGRLTINVTKDEYGYFSSKLISTAVTVLEGEIYLP, encoded by the coding sequence ATGAGACACTATAAAATAAAACAGATTGATGCATTTACAGACAGACCATTTGGAGGAAACCCTGCGGGAGTTGTTCCTTTCGCAGATGGATTATCAGATAAAGAGATGCTTTCTATAGCAAATGAGATGAACCTATCTGAAACAGCCTTTATTTTGGATAGCGATACAGCCGACTTTAGAATAAGGTGGTTTACCCCAAAGAAAGAGGTCCTTTTCTGTGGCCACGCCACTGTTGCAAGCCTTCATGCCCTAGCCCAAGATGAAAAGTTTGGGATGGATATCGAGGGGGATTACTCCTTCAAAGTTGAAACGATGATAGGGGTAATAAAAGTTGAGGTAATCAAATCAAATGGCAAGATAAACATAATTTTGCATTCCCCTAAAATAAATCTTGCAAGAGAAGAGATTGAAAGACTTGAGTTCTTTGAGGCCTTAAAGATAAAGGAAGATGATCTTGATTTGAACTACCCAATAATGAGAGAAAAAAACCTTGACTACCTTTACGTCCCTGTCAATAATCTTGAAACACTAAAAAACATAGACTATGACTACTCAAAGCTGGAGAAGTTCTGCGAGAGGTATAACTTCCCAGGTGTAATGCTCTTTACAACTGAGACATTTGACAAAGACTCTAAAGCGCATTCAAGGTTCTTTGCCCCTCTTTTTGGCGTTAAGGAAGACCCAGTGACTGGTTCTGCACAGGGGCCTCTTGGTGCATATCTCCTAATAAGTGGCATCCTTGAATTTAGCGGAAATGAGATTGATATAAAATCTGAGCAGGGCGACATCATGGGAAGGCCTGGGAGATTAACTATTAATGTAACAAAGGATGAGTATGGATACTTTTCGTCTAAATTAATAAGTACCGCCGTTACAGTTTTAGAAGGAGAGATTTACCTTCCTTAA
- a CDS encoding flavodoxin family protein, with protein MAKILGIIGSPRRNGNTHILVNRVLEGAKSEGAETDSIFLNDFTIKECDGCHACWKGLECAKKDDMNNFYQKIIDSDILVFGTPVYWYGPTAVMKAFIDRFVYFNCPENRGKIRGKQAVALIPFEEEDDRTALATVEIFEKSVGYLEMNLTDLLLAPGVGEKGAILKKRIILERAYNIGKMVSR; from the coding sequence ATGGCGAAGATCTTAGGCATTATAGGAAGCCCCAGAAGGAACGGTAACACCCACATTCTAGTAAATAGAGTTTTAGAAGGGGCAAAGAGCGAAGGTGCAGAGACTGATTCTATTTTCTTAAATGATTTTACAATTAAGGAGTGTGATGGCTGTCATGCATGCTGGAAAGGATTAGAATGTGCTAAGAAAGATGATATGAACAACTTCTATCAAAAAATAATTGATTCTGACATACTTGTTTTTGGGACGCCTGTCTACTGGTACGGGCCAACGGCCGTAATGAAGGCGTTTATTGATAGATTTGTGTACTTCAACTGCCCGGAAAATAGGGGTAAAATAAGGGGTAAGCAAGCAGTTGCTTTGATCCCCTTTGAAGAGGAGGATGATAGGACTGCTTTAGCAACTGTAGAGATATTTGAAAAAAGTGTAGGTTACCTAGAAATGAATCTAACAGATTTATTGCTTGCTCCGGGAGTTGGTGAAAAAGGTGCTATACTAAAAAAGAGGATAATCCTTGAAAGGGCCTATAACATCGGGAAGATGGTATCCAGGTAG
- a CDS encoding site-specific DNA-methyltransferase produces the protein MKIKYENRIFHNDVMNVLKNMPDKSVDMIYSDPDYNVGIKYNDKSYTRNFNEYIQWYIELAQESFRVLKDDGNMFFINYPKQNANLRVKYLDEVCHEVVDYVWVYNTNVGHSPKKFTRAHRSILHCRKTKNNKWFKKTVAEPYKNPKDKRILQNISNGSSGRMPYSWLYYDLVKNVSKDKTIHSCQIPLGLVEKLILASTLPNDLIFVHFGGSGNEVILAKQLGRKYVSAEIDEIYYNMILDRIRLDGDIPAKYKLPIRNKNYEKEAKVTV, from the coding sequence ATGAAAATTAAATATGAAAATAGAATTTTTCATAATGACGTAATGAACGTCTTAAAAAATATGCCTGATAAATCAGTGGACATGATATATAGTGATCCTGATTACAACGTAGGCATCAAATATAATGATAAATCTTATACTCGTAATTTCAATGAGTACATACAATGGTATATTGAACTTGCTCAAGAATCCTTTAGAGTTCTAAAAGATGATGGGAACATGTTTTTTATTAACTATCCCAAACAAAATGCCAACTTGAGAGTAAAATATTTAGATGAAGTTTGTCATGAAGTAGTGGATTATGTATGGGTCTACAATACAAATGTAGGCCACTCCCCAAAAAAATTTACTAGAGCCCATCGAAGTATTTTGCATTGTAGAAAAACTAAAAATAATAAATGGTTTAAGAAAACAGTTGCTGAGCCATATAAGAATCCAAAAGATAAAAGAATATTACAAAATATTTCAAATGGATCTTCGGGAAGAATGCCATATTCATGGTTATATTATGATTTAGTAAAAAATGTATCAAAAGATAAAACTATTCATTCTTGTCAAATACCCTTAGGATTAGTTGAAAAACTAATTTTGGCTTCAACTTTACCAAATGATTTAATATTTGTTCATTTTGGCGGATCTGGAAATGAGGTTATATTGGCAAAACAGTTGGGTAGAAAATATGTATCTGCAGAGATAGATGAAATATACTATAATATGATATTAGATAGAATTAGATTAGATGGAGATATTCCAGCCAAATACAAATTGCCCATAAGAAATAAAAACTATGAAAAAGAAGCTAAAGTAACAGTATAA
- a CDS encoding GNAT family N-acetyltransferase, translating into MEIVKATKSHAKELSALLKGLDTEEYSFSEVEKIMPLVEEGNYYIAIDDGKIVGAIGLLMIEESCEIDALITSQKGVGKALIDFTIDLCRKEHVKKLWCWSLKRYNAIGFYDKMGFKEQFLLEKQWCGEDCYIFGRVIE; encoded by the coding sequence ATGGAAATAGTGAAGGCCACAAAATCCCATGCCAAAGAGCTATCAGCCCTCCTAAAAGGGCTTGACACAGAAGAGTATTCTTTTTCTGAAGTAGAGAAGATTATGCCTCTAGTTGAAGAAGGCAACTACTATATTGCAATTGATGACGGCAAAATAGTTGGTGCTATAGGTTTACTAATGATTGAAGAGTCATGCGAGATAGATGCGCTGATAACTTCACAGAAGGGCGTTGGTAAGGCCCTGATAGATTTCACTATCGATCTCTGCAGAAAAGAACATGTGAAAAAGCTCTGGTGCTGGAGCTTAAAGCGCTACAATGCAATCGGATTCTACGACAAGATGGGGTTTAAAGAGCAGTTCTTACTGGAAAAGCAGTGGTGCGGCGAGGACTGCTATATCTTTGGCAGGGTAATTGAATAA